AGCCCTAGCCTGGAGGATACATGTTTCAGAATGGATGTGCTGACAGTGACCTGATATAGAAGAGACAGCAGTGAGTTCACTGCTAAACCCAAGTCCTTCAAGGATTTGGTCCTATTTCCCCCCCATAGTGATTTTAGTTTCTAAAACTTGGCCCACTCGGTCAAAATATAATCAGATTATCATGGTTTCCACATCTAGATTGAAAAAAATGTCCTTTTAATACTGTTCTGCTACAAAATCTCCCAGAATTACCCCTCCACCCTGCATAATCCCCTATATATTTCCCTTACCTGCAATTCTCTTGACTGAGGAAGCTTTCCTGGCAGGCAGGTGAAGGCACTTGGTCATTCCTCCCCCCACACCACTAAGCTGCACAAGGGGCCTACCCATTGGTAAGCAGGAACCCTCAAAGGTACTGTTGAAAAGGGCAGACAGGAAGCAGTAAAAGCTGACCAGACCAAAGATGAGAGAGGCAGCAATGTCATAGCCGGCTGGAAGTGCACTGATGGCATCCAACAGGAAGCTGACAGCAATAAGCAAGAAAGTGAGGGAGTAAAAGAACCAGGTGATGCTTAAGAAGAGCGTGCAGAAGACAATGAAGCTATTGAAGAGCATGAAAGCAATGATCCCTACTGCTGTGTGGAAGCTTCTGCTAGTGCCATAGAGGCCACCATATCTCGTCAAGCCCCAGATGATCCACATGACAGCATAAAGAATGAAGGCACTGCTCTCCAGGGTTTTACCCCGGGCAAAGGCCACTGAGCCACTTAGAAGCTTAAGGATCCCACCAGCTACCACCACCCATGGAATTACAACGGTGTCAAGAGGAGCTTGTGTGTCCACTGTCACTGTTATTGCAAAAGAAGCAAGGACACTACATGCATAGCCAAGTACTTCTGCATCTGCATACTTGGAATACCCTAGGTAGGGTGTGTGAAGGTTTGTCCCTTCACGAAGCTTCAGAAAACTGCTGCTAGAAACCAAGTCCTTCGCAACAGCCTTCCCTGTTGGGATTTTGGCACCCGCTTTCGCATTGTACAGGTGAATCACAGTCATCAAGGCtgaggccacaaagatggccACATCCACACCTTGGGGTCCACCTTCAAAAAATCCCTTGGGACGGCAAGCTAATGCAATGCAGTAGGCCACGTAAAACAGCAAATACAGGCCATCCACCAGGCTTTTAAGAGTGAGAAAAAGAGCCAGGACCGCAAAAAGAATTGAAAAAACCACAAGGAATGGGATAGGGAAAGTTGGCTCCTCTGTTTGCCAGATTGGGTATAGAAGGCAATAGCCTCCAGCAAATTTCAGGATGGAAGTGAAACCGAAGAATGTAGCCATTAGTACATCCATTGCACGGTATGATAAAATACAGGCACCAATCTGGTAGATcccagcagcccacagccaggGCACTTGACCAATAAATAGTTTGCTAGTGACGCCCAGGAGCCTACAGCCGAAGACACTGGCAGACAGCATGTTCAGGATAAGACCAGTGACTGCAAAATGATTCATGCTGCCACTGGTGGACTGGATCTGCTCATGGGCCTTATTTTTGGCCAGATCtgtgccagggatggcaatttTCTCTTTggagaggaaataaagaatCCTTCCCAAAGCAAAGTAACCACCAGCTAAGCAGACAATCATATAATTGCAAGCCACAGCAGAGGAACCGAAAGCTGTGTTATAATGCATGGCAACTTCATGAGCACTGGCAAGTGAGACAGCAGAAGCAATCACAGCTAGGACGACCTCTTTGTTAAGGAAGCCCACCACTGCAATAATGAGTAGTGCCAAAGTAAACGTGACCAGGCCAGGCACCAAGGCATTGCGGAAGTCACCGGTGTCGTTCAAAACTCCTTGCCCTCGCAGGATGAAGACCACTCCATAGCCACACCAGAACACTGAGATGGTCAGGAAAAGAGACGAGAATAGAGTGGCATTTCTTAGGCTCCTCCAAATTCCTATGAGACAAATGGCAGTGGAGACAGAAATGTGATTTCGACGTAGTAGGTTATGAAAAGTGGTACTTAGGACAGGCAGCTGTGCTACAGGCTTGTTGTGTGTTGGAACTACAATCACCATAGGAGCATGGAACTGCATGACTGTCAACAGAGCGACTGTGAGCTTGGGTTGCTCCGCACAAAAGGAGGAATAACTCAGCATTCATTCTGAAGAGTGTGGGTTTTGTTATAACCAGggatttttccctttcagcctCACACATCAACATGTCATTTCAACCCACAGATGTCTAAACTAGTCTCGGTGAGCTTGGAAACAGCTCTTAGGGAAATCATACATTCACTCTGTTAAAACTGTCAGAGATCATGATAAAGCATTTGTTCAAAACTAACGTTTAATTTCTTTGGTTGCTTATATAGAAAAATAGTGGTGTGCTCATACATTGCTCAAGCAGGAGACATCAGTGGTCTGGCAAGGCTGCCACAGTTTGTACAAACAGGTTGGCAAAGCAGACCAAACACATGTAAAGCTATAGAAGGGGAGGCCTAGAAGCTGGCTTCCTTCCGAGTCTTACCTGAATATGCCAAAAGAGATGATAAAATCAACAGAAGAATCCctagagctgtgctggggatcACGGGGGCTGCTCTGAGTGAACTGTAGAAATGTACTGCCAGCAAGAGTGATCCTGTGTGTGataaaggagggggaaaaagagaaaaaccttGTAAACTTtgcccacctccccccccccaaaaaaaaacccacaacagcCCACCAGGAGTGACAGGAGTAAggaatagagaaaaaataacagtaaaagaTCAGTAAACAATGAAGTCAAGAGGGAGAGTGCTGTAACTTGGTTAGTGTCCAAGGTCTCACATCTTTCTGGGTGCTTACTTTTCATAAACTTCAACTTAATCGTATTTGAGAGCGCTCCCTCATTGCTGGGAAAGAGTGAGAAACAGCTGTCCGATTCcaacaaacacacagacacGCTCTGAAGATGATCACATAAACCTTGTGACTACAGCAAACCAGCCTAAAAATGGAAAGGAGCAGCActcagaaagatgaaatgcGAAGGACAAAAGAAAGGGAGTGGACGCAGAAAACAGAGCGGCAGGGAAGACAGATAGAGAAGAGAGggaattgcattaaaaaaaaatatattcacttATGAAAATGACTATCAAAAAGCTTTGATTTGCTTCCCACCTGGGTTGGAAGAAGTACAAAACTTCAGGCCAGCATTTTAAAGCcaagacaaatattttgttgGCTGCTGGACCAGACAGAGGGATCTCCCGTCTCTAAAAGTTTTACCCAAGCAGAGAAGATTTGGAGTAAACAGACTTTTTAACCCTTTCAAAAAGGGGGTTGTCCGTGAAAGCTAGTCCCAACCCCATCCTCCCGCGCCAAGAAGACTCGATCCCTACCTGCGGAAATGCCCAAGAGCCCTATGGAGTAATGCAGTGACTCAGCTTTTCTGACTGCCATCGCAGAGTTCGCTTGAAGACCCAGATGCAGGCTGAAATGCTGCCTCTCTTTCTTCCCTAGCTCTTTATAACCAAACCAAGTCCACTGGCCTGTGTTCCTCCCTGCTCTCCACCCCTTTTCCCTACAAACATCTTCTATTAGTGTTTCTTTCTGCATGCGGGAGGAAATGCAAACGAGTTTCTTGCTGCAATAAATTTCAGTCTGAGTCAGAATGGACTGCTGGTAGCTCCCTCCAGGGGCCTGTTAATTTTACTGTTGATTAACCCTTGTTAAAAAAGACACTTGAAAAATAACACTTACGGTTTATTACTATTGCTGCCTTTTTGCTATTGCCAGTGAGGAAATTACACCGGTTAAAATTAAGGGTTTTTAAAGACTCCATCTTGCTGGAGCAAACAAGTATTTTGCAAGCCCAGGAGATCCCTGGGGACCAGTTATTTCTCCTAACACCGGCCACTATCCTCCTGTTTGCCCCCATCACAGCTATGAATGCCTGGCACCAGTGTCCTGTGCTGGGCAAGCCCAGGGCATGTTCAGTGCCATTCCCATAAAGGTGACTTTTGTCCGTGTGCCACTCCACGTCCATCTCATCCAGCCTCTCTGCACACACTCCCAGGGAACTCCTCCTAATTCCTAAGGGGCTTTCATGAGTGAGCTGTCAATGAAGTCCGGAGACCAACAGTGCAAGGATAAAATCTGGAAGAGTCTTACTGGCTTTCCAGGGGAACTGTGCAAGCAGTAAAGTGATACCTGTCATTGCCATGATTGTTGCTGTATCCCAGAGGTGACGTGAAGGACTTATTCAAAGTTTCCTCTTGCTTGTCATGGAGAACATGTGAGAATATGTGATTAGGAAGGTGCAGGAGGCCATAGAAAGCAATGTTCAGTGGCCCACGGTCATGATGGGATCATGTTGGTTACACATCAAATGGGAATCCAGAACAACCCCAGCCTGGCAGGATCGACAGATGATGCCAAAGgatgctgctcctcctgctctctgaGCCACGTGGACTGGGGTGGCATGCTTCCAACGAGAAGCTGGATCCCTCTATTGGCCCCCAGACATTTGTGgtttcttcagtgctttggaGGATACACTTGAAGAACAGCTATGGCACAGAAGAGTTCCTTCACACTCAACTTCACGAGAACATTAATGCAGATTTAAGCAACGTATTGATGTCTGCACATGCTCTCGCAATGGAAAAATTTAGCTGAAAAATATTGTCAAGAGTATGATTGCTGCAGGTAGATCTTTAAGTTTAATATGCCTATTGAGATACACTTTGTCACACAAGGAAGCAAGCTCTAGAACAAGCCTATTTTATCCAGTTACATGTAGGCAGTTCTTTCAGAAAGGGGAAACAACACCATCAGTTTGCAATATGCAGAGCTACATGATGTGGTTCACTCCAAGTCCTAAATTCATTTAAGTCATCAGCCATGATctatcttagaatcacagaatggcttggattggaagggacctcaaaggtcatATGGTTCCAAGTCCCCTGCCGTGGGCAGGACTGCCAACCTCCAGATcaagcactagatcaggctgtccaggacctcatccagcctggccttgaacagtCTTTCTTCCATCATTAATTGGACTGCTCTCCTATCAGTTGAAGGAGGAAGAAACTGTCTTTTCAAGTTGCAGCATGATTCAGCtgtttccccctccctcctccctaCCCACCATAAGAGGAAATAATACAGTTCTAAATTACACTTGCAATAACTTAGATACGAAaccaagcagcaaagaaaaggcTTTGGGAATTTCCTCCACTTAtctcacattttaatttttttcatggaTAATAACAGCTGTTTTTCTACCCACCTAACAGGTGCCTTATTCCTGCTTACAAGCAGTTGAGTTGAGTATATGGTGCCCAACATCATTGCTTTTAAGATGCATGCAATAAATGAAGTCACATGGATCAGAAAAGAACATCTTTTTTATGCCTGCTATGACTCAAGATCCCGCCAAGCAACTATCTCactaaaaactaaaaacaacaaGTGAAAACACTCCATATCTcttctgagagagagagaaggaaagttTCTATACGAGTAAGCcttgaaaaatgttctttagTCAAGTTGCACACATTTTGTCATTGGCTGAAAAACGACAAGATGGGCTTAAGAGGTTGTTTCGACACTGCAAAGATGAGTCAAAAACACTCATGATCTTTTCAGGCGTGAGCATATCAAGGATGAGAGAGAACAGGCCTCCACATAAGCAAGGCAGCATCCCCACCACATGCTGTGAACCTTACAGCCATGTACACCTATATTGGTCAGAGCTCTGTCAGTTCTTATTACCATTTTCCTTGAGAATGCTGTTGTTACCTTCTGGGACAGATGGTGCTGTTGATGGTGAATTGTGTTATTCATTCCTAACTCAGGACCTGAGAGCCAGGAAACAACTGCAAAACTTCTGCTGAGAACGCTTAAGGTCAGAAAAGGATATCTTGGTGCTAAAAGGAGAGAAGCTGCCAGGGCAGTGTAGGGTTTTCAACATGGGGCATGGATAGGAAGTGCACTGGCTGGAATTCTTGCTGTGGGCTAGCTCCCTGTGATACCACCTTATGCGCAAAGATTTTAGTGCCTTAGTCTGAAGTAGAATGGAAAATCGAcatctcaaaaggaaaaacagctgctttgtTGAACAGCTCTCATCAGCTGGGGACACTCTGGAGACAACGTGCTGGTAAGAATGTCTGCATGGGAGCAGTCAGTTGAGGAAACAAATAATATTTACATGCCCTGCCTGTAATGCTGGAAATAAAACGGTCTTGCCAGTAAGAAATTCAGCCCAACCCTCCTGGCCCCACCTGCTCCTGGGGGAGGGATCAAGCTATAAAAGGCTCCAGGCGGCGCACGGAGATGCACAGCAATCTGGGGGTTCTCTGGGGAATCTTCCTGCTCTTTTTGTGACCATGGGAAAGAGAGTGGCTGTTGTGCTGGCTGGCTGTGGGGTGTACGATGGCAGTGAGATCCACGAGTCTTCAGCTGTGTTGGTGCATCTCAGCAGGGAGGGGGCACAGGTAAGAGGCTCCTGCCCcatctctgtctctctttttgCCCTGGCTCTGCTTTTCAGCTTGTCTCTCTTGCACAAGATACTGCTCTTAACAGCTTTGCATCTTGCTAGACCAGTCACAAGCTTCTCACTTCTGCTGGGACGATTGCAAAGCGTTAAGTGAGAGGAGTCAAAGCAGACGGCAGCGTCAGGGCTGCTACAGCAAACATGAAgagctctctgctctctgctttgcacTCACAGCGTTGCTCTACGAGAGGACTGGCTGTGTGCTTTGTGTTCAGCCACTCTTTGAACTACTCAAACACTGAAGCAAACTTCCTTAAGTGAACCTCTCTGTTTCTGGCTTGTACTTCCTCTCCCTTCCGCTTTGGCGTTTCTGTTTCAAAGAAGACAACTAATGACTTTGGCTGTTTGCAACTCATCTTTTTATAACACTGAAGATTGAAACAGGAAATAGGTGAGTCCTTGCGAGTTGAACTGGAGAAAGGGCAAAAAAGGGTGATCCTGCAGCAACTGATGTTACAATGCTGGTCGCAACAGCTGCTCATCgatagaggaagaaaagagagaggaacCCTGAGCAACGTTCCTTTCAGCTCTGAGCCACCCACTGATCTGGGTCAGAGCTGGTTTCTTGGAAACTGGAACTGCCCCACTAAACACGAAGGCACGGTGCTGATTTACgtgtgctgcacagcctgcacacCTAATTCCAAAGCCTTCAGAGTGTTCGCGTTGTGGATTAAAGCTGAGACTTGTCCAAACTGTCTCTCCGCTGTCTGTAGCCTCGCCTCTTCGCTCCTACAGCTGCTGCAGTCCTCCCGCTTTACCCTAAATCGGCGAGCTTAAAGCATCGCCCTGCGCTTATCCCTTGATTGGCAGGGACCTCTAGTGGAGAAGACTCAGCCACAGTATGGGGTAACCGGCTTTATGAGCAcgggctgcagcagccacagcaaaAGTGATAGCTTGGGATATGAATGGAAAGCCCTTGGAAATGAGCTTCATGCACTGTTCTTGGAACGGCTTGTTTTCCTAGGAAGGAAAGGAGTGGCTGCTCCCTCTCCACCATTTCAGCTCCCAAAATATAACAGTACATGTAACAATAACTTTCCTGTTCCCAGTATCGGATACAGGTGAGCCTGAGGGTCACTGCAATCACCAACAAAGCTATTTCCTAACAAAGCAACTCAGGTATTTTAGTTTGCTATCTATGGTATCGAACATGTTTAGGATACATGCCTGAAGGATAACAgaccttttcttcccttctcaggCAGAGGTTTATGCTCCTAATGTTGACCAGATGCATGTGGTAGACCATGTGAAAGGACAGCCGACTCAGGAGAAGCGCAATGTACTAGTTGAAAGTGCCAGAATAGCCAGAGGCAACATCAAGGATCTAACTAAGCTGGATGTCAAGGGGCTGGATGCCTTAATCATACCAGGTAGGTCGGTATGTGTGGTCTGTATGCCCACGGTCTTGGAACACCTTAGATATATGTAAGCCTTGAAAAATACAGGCTGAGAGATACTGCCCAAAGCCACTGGGGAAGAAGAGCATTTGGGAGACGGGACTGGAATGATGGACATCTTCCATCTGTGCTTGCATAAACATATTACAAGAGCACCTGGCAATGCAGAAGTTTTTCCTAAGAAGAGAGAGCAGATGATAGCCACCAATTGACTTATTCTCTGTACCATCTACTCAGCTTCTTTCCACTGGATGTAAGACTATCCCCTCCCCACCTACATGCCTGCCCTACTATCAAGAGAAGCAAAAGTTGGGACACAGAGGGTGACTCAGAAGTGAAAAATGTAACCTCT
This DNA window, taken from Excalfactoria chinensis isolate bCotChi1 chromosome 4, bCotChi1.hap2, whole genome shotgun sequence, encodes the following:
- the LOC140252040 gene encoding uncharacterized protein, with product MAVRKAESLHYSIGLLGISAGSLLLAVHFYSSLRAAPVIPSTALGILLLILSSLLAYSGIWRSLRNATLFSSLFLTISVFWCGYGVVFILRGQGVLNDTGDFRNALVPGLVTFTLALLIIAVVGFLNKEVVLAVIASAVSLASAHEVAMHYNTAFGSSAVACNYMIVCLAGGYFALGRILYFLSKEKIAIPGTDLAKNKAHEQIQSTSGSMNHFAVTGLILNMLSASVFGCRLLGVTSKLFIGQVPWLWAAGIYQIGACILSYRAMDVLMATFFGFTSILKFAGGYCLLYPIWQTEEPTFPIPFLVVFSILFAVLALFLTLKSLVDGLYLLFYVAYCIALACRPKGFFEGGPQGVDVAIFVASALMTVIHLYNAKAGAKIPTGKAVAKDLVSSSSFLKLREGTNLHTPYLGYSKYADAEVLGYACSVLASFAITVTVDTQAPLDTVVIPWVVVAGGILKLLSGSVAFARGKTLESSAFILYAVMWIIWGLTRYGGLYGTSRSFHTAVGIIAFMLFNSFIVFCTLFLSITWFFYSLTFLLIAVSFLLDAISALPAGYDIAASLIFGLVSFYCFLSALFNSTFEGSCLPMGRPLVQLSGVGGGMTKCLHLPARKASSVKRIADILKNGGTCGIPTDTVYVLVAACNRPDAVEKAHRSKRQAQERPMSLWISSLKQLEPAKHLFSPLLWDFMDAAWPSPISLVIPRGEWVDFLGMKDSAKYVGTPQSVAIRIPDCSVTTHLIDLVGPIVVTSANPTGEADTTHHNQVYAKLGDKVDAVLCDGPSPENIASTVVDCTKIDSGNIGFFRVGIIPKSQVLQLLEQVQKKYSLVPNSDGCTTKGREEHLNHVHAVHNGVGTAASAGRVAVQSADGSRENHTRL